Within the Candidatus Methylomirabilota bacterium genome, the region CGTGAGCAGGAGCTGATAGTCGTGGCCGGCTTTGTACAGCGGCCGGATCCCGCCGTACTCGATCAGCACGCCCAGGAGCCCGACTCCGAGTGGCGCGAGCACGAGGGCCAGCCAGAAGTTGCCGACGAGCTGAATCACCGTATAGAGGAGATACGCGCCGAGGGCGAAGAGAGCGCCGTGGGCGAAGTTCGGGATGTTCAGCACGCCCGTGATGATGCTGAGCCCGATGCCCATCAGGGCATAGAGCATGCCCGTGGCGAGGCCGTTGAGGATCTGGCTGAAAAGAAGCGCTGTGCTCACGTTGCGGAGAGCCCCCGGCGGCGGTCGCGGAGCCGCCGCCGGGGACCCGGGCCAGTCCTAGAGAGAGCCGATATCTTTGCAGGCGGCGTATTCGGCCGGCAGCGGCGTCGAGCCCGTCGCGACGATGTCGGCGAAGTCCATGGGGTTCTTCATCGCGTCCTTCTTCTTGCAGCGCATGAAGAAGTACGGCCGCAGTGTCTGGTGGGTCTTCGCGTCCACGCGCATGCGCCCCACCAGGTCGTCCACCTCGAGGCCTTCGCAGGCCTTGATCACGTCCGGCACCTCGGTGGACTTGGCCTTGTCCATCGCGTGGAGCATCATCCGCGTCATGCCGTAGGCCGCCGCCGGCGCGTAGCCGGGAGGACCGCCGAACTTGGCCTGGTAGTTCTTCACGAACTCTTTCGCCACGGGCGTGTCGGCGGTGTAGTAGAAGTTCGAGCCGACCCACATGTTCTCGCGGATCTCCGGATTGAGCTGCACCAGCTCCTCGACGCCGGAGGACCACGTCAGGATGAGCGGGACTTTCGGGGTCAGCCCGAAGTTGAAGATCTCGCGCGCGCCGGTGACGGCGTCGAGGCCGAAGTTGATCATGACCACCACGTCGGGCTTGTTGGCGGCCGCCTTGGTGACATAGTTGGAGAACTCGCGCTCGCCGAGCGGGTGCCGGTCGGCGCCGACGAACTCGATTCCGTGCCCCTTGCCCACTTCCTTGACGTACTTCTCCACCGACCAGCCGAAGGCGTAGTCGGCGACCAGGAGATGCCAGCGCTTGGCCTTGGGGTTGGCCTGCATGAAGGTGTCCACCACGGTCTTGGCGGCCGTGTAGGGGCTCGCCGCCCACTGGAAGGAGTAGCGGTGGCAGCGCGCGCCCGAGATGTCCTCGGTGCCGCCGCTGAAGTAGTGGAAGACCTTCTTGCGCTTGGCCACCTCCGACACGGCCAATGCGACGCCCGATGACCACGGGCCGATGATGTATTTTGCCCCATCGGAGTCGACGGCTTCCTCGGCGCGCCTCGTCGCGGAGCCGGCCTTGGTCTCGGAGTCTCGGGTGATGTACTTGACGGACTTGCCCTGAACCTTCATCCCGCGCTCGTCGAGGGCCATCTTCATGCCGCGGTCGAGAACGGGACCCACGTCGGAGAAGGCGCCGGTGAAGGGCCAGAGGCCCAGCATGACGACCTCTTTCTGCTGGGCCCGGAGCACGGCCGGGAAGCCGAGCCCCGCCGTCGCGGCGGCACCGCCCAATTTCAGGACATCGCGTCGAGTGAGTTCGCTCATCGTGGGTCCTCCGCGCTGCTGTGGGTTCGAGTTGCTCCCTGTTCCTTCGGTGGTGGGAGAATCGGCCCAAGGCGGCTCCGTGTCAAGTAGGT harbors:
- a CDS encoding ABC transporter substrate-binding protein; this translates as MSELTRRDVLKLGGAAATAGLGFPAVLRAQQKEVVMLGLWPFTGAFSDVGPVLDRGMKMALDERGMKVQGKSVKYITRDSETKAGSATRRAEEAVDSDGAKYIIGPWSSGVALAVSEVAKRKKVFHYFSGGTEDISGARCHRYSFQWAASPYTAAKTVVDTFMQANPKAKRWHLLVADYAFGWSVEKYVKEVGKGHGIEFVGADRHPLGEREFSNYVTKAAANKPDVVVMINFGLDAVTGAREIFNFGLTPKVPLILTWSSGVEELVQLNPEIRENMWVGSNFYYTADTPVAKEFVKNYQAKFGGPPGYAPAAAYGMTRMMLHAMDKAKSTEVPDVIKACEGLEVDDLVGRMRVDAKTHQTLRPYFFMRCKKKDAMKNPMDFADIVATGSTPLPAEYAACKDIGSL